The following are encoded in a window of Syntrophorhabdaceae bacterium genomic DNA:
- a CDS encoding PEP-utilizing enzyme has protein sequence MHYGRTPMCWEITDYDLEHYPVWVRTPAHTEPVMTPLYCEFWYGYMTDGIRRGCEYISLPTTLGYYWKLYKGHGYLTRAIPQDSEIPDREKRYREVAAKIIDDPFGFCDSIFAKMDKLMEPYYDMNLETMTRGELIEHIHDIIYLHTKAIYLYFEGWFGATPMPALFQQLAGEFTGLKATDPLYSKLTISMDNPLYRSNRGIAGLARLAIDSKIEKNLMLPDNEVVKAMEQSAAGKKWVEEMKKFLKVHGWKLLRMYEFVAPGWYEDPALLMPDIKRYVEVGGAHKIDEDRDAMTKERDELSKEFLAKVPEAQRDWMEKLLVAARAANYWSEGAAWHGEFKCMAFGRRCFIECGKRMVQDGAINDVNDIFMLFTDEIISALGNREKGRYVQLVQERRKEWEGYKALTYGSDEVPPVIGDPNAIGPMLHFDPTLTVSISMPIEDPEKVGAVCVGGAGSPGVVEGTAKVIFDESQWKEIQKGDIMVCPMTSATWTPLFGIIKGLVCNSGGSLSHPVIVSREYGIPAVVGTGDATMKIKTGDKLRIDGNLLRVYKIG, from the coding sequence ATGCATTATGGAAGGACACCAATGTGTTGGGAGATTACAGATTATGACCTCGAGCACTACCCTGTCTGGGTAAGGACACCGGCACATACCGAGCCGGTGATGACGCCGCTTTACTGTGAGTTCTGGTATGGTTACATGACAGACGGGATTAGACGGGGTTGCGAATATATCTCGCTTCCTACAACCCTGGGATATTACTGGAAGCTTTACAAGGGCCATGGTTATTTGACACGCGCCATTCCCCAGGATAGCGAGATTCCTGACAGGGAAAAAAGGTATCGTGAAGTTGCAGCAAAAATTATTGATGATCCATTTGGGTTCTGTGACAGTATCTTTGCCAAGATGGACAAGCTCATGGAGCCATATTACGACATGAACCTTGAAACAATGACAAGGGGTGAGCTTATCGAGCATATACACGATATAATCTACCTCCATACCAAAGCTATCTACCTGTATTTTGAAGGTTGGTTTGGCGCAACACCGATGCCCGCGCTTTTTCAGCAGCTTGCCGGAGAATTCACAGGGCTGAAGGCTACAGACCCGCTCTATTCAAAGTTGACGATAAGTATGGACAATCCTCTTTACAGGTCAAACCGAGGAATTGCCGGCCTTGCGCGCCTGGCGATTGATTCAAAAATAGAGAAAAACCTGATGCTCCCTGACAATGAAGTGGTAAAAGCGATGGAGCAGAGTGCGGCAGGAAAGAAATGGGTTGAAGAGATGAAAAAGTTTCTCAAGGTACACGGATGGAAATTACTGCGAATGTATGAATTTGTTGCACCTGGCTGGTATGAAGATCCGGCGCTATTGATGCCCGACATAAAGAGGTATGTCGAAGTGGGCGGGGCGCATAAGATCGATGAAGATCGCGATGCAATGACGAAAGAGAGGGATGAGTTATCAAAGGAATTCCTTGCAAAAGTCCCTGAAGCCCAGCGGGACTGGATGGAGAAACTGCTTGTGGCTGCCCGTGCCGCAAACTACTGGAGTGAGGGGGCGGCATGGCATGGAGAGTTCAAGTGTATGGCGTTCGGCAGGCGTTGCTTCATCGAATGCGGCAAAAGGATGGTTCAGGATGGGGCTATCAATGACGTGAACGATATATTCATGCTGTTTACCGATGAAATCATCTCTGCCCTTGGTAACAGGGAAAAAGGACGCTATGTGCAGCTTGTCCAGGAGAGGCGCAAGGAGTGGGAAGGTTATAAAGCGCTCACATATGGTTCGGACGAAGTGCCCCCGGTCATAGGCGATCCCAATGCCATCGGGCCGATGCTCCACTTCGACCCCACGCTCACCGTCAGCATCTCTATGCCCATCGAAGATCCCGAGAAAGTAGGAGCTGTCTGCGTCGGTGGGGCAGGGAGTCCCGGTGTAGTTGAAGGGACCGCAAAGGTTATCTTTGATGAATCCCAGTGGAAGGAGATCCAAAAAGGCGACATAATGGTTTGCCCCATGACAAGCGCTACATGGACGCCGCTCTTCGGTATTATCAAAGGACTGGTATGCAACAGCGGAGGTTCTTTGTCTCACCCGGTTATTGTGAGCCGTGAGTATGGCATACCGGCAGTGGTCGGGACAGGTGATGCTACCATGAAGATCAAAACCGGCGACAAATTAAGGATTGATGGGAATCTCCTGAGGGTTTACAAGATAGGTTGA
- the ppcB gene encoding phenylphosphate carboxylase subunit beta codes for MKDLRDFITRCEKEGELHRIKAEVDWNLELSHVAKKNEEIGGGSALLFENVKDYKIPVFISAFTRPKRMAIAMGQPIHYSMQDLSREWMNLVTKKLIKPRLVKKAPLMENIQAGDEVNLYDLPAPFFNILDGGRFIGTAVYLVTKDPETGWVNLGTYRMQVHEKNKCGVQIIKGKHGDLMLQKYKAKGQKMPAVAVIGGDPLLYLVSSCMVSAQTDEYDIVSTLRGKPIDIIESDLTGLPLPAYAEIALEGEIDPDNLVPEGPFGEYTGYYSGKPSPKIFLDVKRILHRNDPIFWATAVGRPPNDVVMIQSLNRTASLWADLKDMKIPGIKAVHVPASSSGRYWAIVSVKQQYPGHSMQVGTAVISTTTGSYGLKGVIVVGDDIDVENWDQVIWALSVRFDPARSTQIINRGRSTPLDPSLPVAAREITSRIIMDACTPFEWKEVPIPVDLDKATSEKVEKRWKEFFPD; via the coding sequence ATGAAAGATTTACGAGACTTTATAACCAGATGCGAAAAGGAGGGTGAGCTCCACCGCATTAAGGCAGAGGTAGACTGGAATTTAGAACTATCCCACGTAGCTAAAAAAAATGAAGAGATCGGAGGCGGATCCGCCCTCCTATTTGAAAATGTCAAGGATTATAAGATACCGGTTTTTATAAGCGCATTCACAAGGCCCAAACGGATGGCCATTGCCATGGGACAGCCGATACATTACTCCATGCAGGATCTGTCGCGTGAGTGGATGAATCTGGTCACCAAAAAGCTTATAAAACCAAGGTTGGTAAAAAAGGCCCCCCTGATGGAAAATATACAGGCAGGGGATGAGGTCAACCTCTATGATCTGCCGGCCCCTTTCTTCAACATATTGGATGGAGGGAGATTTATCGGTACCGCTGTTTATCTCGTAACGAAAGACCCGGAAACGGGCTGGGTCAATCTTGGAACCTACCGGATGCAGGTCCATGAGAAGAATAAATGTGGTGTTCAGATCATTAAAGGCAAACACGGCGACCTGATGCTCCAAAAATATAAGGCAAAAGGACAAAAAATGCCTGCCGTGGCGGTAATTGGAGGCGACCCGCTGTTATATCTTGTTTCGAGCTGCATGGTTTCCGCACAAACAGACGAATATGATATTGTAAGCACATTGCGAGGGAAACCTATTGACATTATAGAGAGCGACCTGACAGGCCTGCCTCTTCCGGCATATGCCGAAATTGCCTTAGAGGGAGAGATCGATCCCGACAATCTTGTACCAGAAGGCCCGTTCGGCGAATACACCGGCTATTACTCAGGCAAACCGTCACCCAAGATCTTTCTCGATGTGAAAAGGATCCTGCATCGGAACGACCCCATATTCTGGGCAACTGCCGTTGGAAGGCCGCCCAATGATGTTGTGATGATCCAGTCGCTGAACCGTACCGCAAGTTTGTGGGCAGACTTGAAAGATATGAAGATACCGGGAATAAAGGCTGTCCATGTTCCCGCCTCATCTTCCGGCAGGTACTGGGCGATAGTATCCGTCAAACAACAGTATCCGGGCCACTCCATGCAGGTAGGAACGGCTGTTATTTCTACCACCACAGGAAGCTACGGTCTCAAGGGGGTCATTGTTGTGGGTGATGATATTGATGTTGAGAACTGGGATCAGGTCATATGGGCGCTTTCTGTGAGATTTGATCCTGCGCGGTCTACCCAGATTATAAACAGGGGGCGTTCGACGCCTTTGGACCCTTCCCTCCCTGTCGCGGCGCGGGAGATTACCTCAAGAATAATTATGGACGCTTGCACGCCCTTCGAATGGAAAGAAGTACCAATTCCCGTTGATCTGGATAAGGCAACATCGGAAAAGGTGGAAAAGAGATGGAAAGAGTTTTTCCCTGATTGA